A genomic region of Paralichthys olivaceus isolate ysfri-2021 chromosome 18, ASM2471397v2, whole genome shotgun sequence contains the following coding sequences:
- the alpk2 gene encoding alpha-protein kinase 2, whose product MDVSLLYTDDQTRSVVSLSDSQTRGLDSISLLRSPALNTPSACETGTEAAPELSDPADKSSDALTKVSACLPHEKSTDSDCLKLSSCSYNFSDCLSPHSELVQTDDDLRVQAYFGSSEPVLPLLPHLPHNLNSPPTETFSEFYIEQDSSLTFPLIQDHTTPEPFAAGSHVEGLMEPSVSEHLTRLSFSSEHSQANFHLSSSSPHSDSSGSDAAVVPVSDLYIFESETQDFILDPNVYPHEITCPDFQTSSQIEEKKTSNACASADALSSTEEQAIVDYESDVGHHAGLRPPAVDDCEASLISVNDVRRWTAGVTGLTPETRRSNSPIELWLDACQYLAGEDKEDVVDRMNHSVMQDRLTVTGDSFPPGETQESGYNPEGSEGIGWSSEDNRGWGPPVERWSSVDSWATALSDWTGIITASPDDITTAFTEIGAEIQALTQALAEVNTHSDTEESAQAQSQPTMGVQDQLLEAQNAPESSILSGQGCVSAAAGPELPDRVGSQSTESLCDFTATTQGEEETEEIQSSHTEPFLSFHSSTVSSSAMLAIPGGFSMTAAPLILGSTSSTHLDLSQCGGCVDPLETELFISNEDPVILNITEETDLEEADAIKEASGDGLCKVTHESSISQLHLLVEQDAERNCGPAKVNRGGTESSADSNLLTTGSLTNSHVPGVDTQPGLHVHTHVSPDTSPELDGTCQVEPQGGSPKFIMPSAPLSSGSSHVCWKGSNLDGDQICAQRFLDDNRDLSCDHIQPCVLWQTLHGITGKLSSEGYEELIHKEENTINSAEKSSPEGQLDLHSGNSSECFFTERKTIIEEINDLSRELSNLAVVPADHFVISEKSCVAVITLDLNDPFVSRPLKTVATAVPSEEPELIQKTAEKMPHKSHKHTSEGKTRSKKDKSAGHHHGAHASNKQENLSHHVSAPQTNKQPENHPLTGENHTSEKAPAGLEDNQVKLGTDTGAAAEKAPSKPHGKKKKKHGQSTAPLKNIGEPLADEENGAKPKSAKGRIDMFEAKLGNKVEKAPKDSGYSDGAEKKSQQLEAKASQGERPPQLSENKDHQPKKFTGPLKDDVIKRRRLSQDKFGKIVSALESKLPKPDVCIKAKAEEPKANAEAARKKAYSEVVKQKITPKEEPKVVQPIQAVSVSGDQQSLCLWCQFTAVFSDYTVTWSRDGAVLSEIKRSAGDESRVSLTISNASHKDLGKYQCRLSSLHGSVTLDYLLTYEVLSEIVIPTSPNTISTAPVELGSEEEDVCCSRLMFKEDFLSNQSFGDNHPISIITEKVHFGEGMHRRAFRTKLRTGQKPLLLPGHSCVLKVHNAISYGTKNNDELVEKNFTLAVEECQVQNTAREYIKAYTSAAQSVEAFGQVPEVIPIYLVHRPSNDIPYATLEEELIGDFVKYSVKDGKEINLMRRDSEAGQKCCAFQHWVYHNTEGNLLVTDMQGVGMRLTDVGIATCKKGYKGFKGNCSTSFIDQFKALHQCNIYCEILGLKSLQPKAKKPVSAPKPKPQTPSAPKKKTFGPTVKGKS is encoded by the exons ATGGACGTGTCACTCCTTTACACCGATGACCAAACACGGTCAGTGGTGTCTCTCTCAGACAGCCAGACGAGGGGTTTGGACTCTATTTCTCTTTTACGCAGTCCTGCTTTAAACACTCCGTCTGCATGTGAGACAGGAACAGAGGCTGCGCCTGAGCTCTCAGACCCGGCTGACAAATCTTCTGACGCTTTAACAAAGGTCTCCGCATGCCTCCCTCATGAGAAGAGCACTGACTCAGACTGTTTGAAGCTTTCATCATGCAGCTACAATTTCTCAGATTGTTTGTCACCTCACTCAGAGCTTGTGCAAACGGATGATGACCTCAGGGTTCAGGCTTATTTTGGCTCATCAGAGCCTGTGTTGCCTCTTTTACCTCACCTGCCTCACAACCTTAATTCACCGCCAACTGAAACTTTCTCAGAGTTTTACATTGAACAGGACTCATCCCTCACCTTTCCTCTCATTCAAGACCACACTACACCTGAACCTTTTGCGGCCGGGTCACATGTAGAGGGTTTGATGGAACCGTCTGTCTCTGAGCACCTCACCAGgctcagcttcagctctgaacACAGTCAAGCCAATTTTCATTTGAGTTCATCATCGCCTCACTCTGACAGTTCAGGGAGTGACGCAGCTGTAGTGCCTGTGTCAGACCTTTATATCTTTGAGAGTGAGACACAAGACTTTATCCTGGACCCCAATGTATATCCCCATGAGATTACATGTCCCGATTTCCAGACGTCATcacaaatagaagaaaaaaagacaagtaaTGCGTGTGCTTCAGCAGACGCGCTGAGCTCTACTGAGGAACAAGCTATAGTGGATTATGAGTCAGACGTGGGACATCACGCAGGGCTTAGACCACCTGCTGTGGATGATTGCGAGGCAAGCTTGATTTCAGTAAATGATGTGAGACGATGGACTGCAGGGGTCACTGGTTTAACCCCAGAGACACGACGGAGCAATAGCCCCATCGAGCTGTGGCTGGACGCATGTCAGTATCTGGCAGGTGAGGACAAAGAAGATGTTGTGGACAGGATGAATCATTCTGTGATGCAAGACAGACTCACAGTCACCGGTGACTCTTTTCCCCCTGGAGAGACACAAGAGTCGGGTTACAACCCAGAAGGAAGCGAGGGGATTGGCTGGTCCAGTGAGGACAACAGAGGCTGGGGGCCACCGGTCGAGAGGTGGTCTTCAGTGGACAGCTGGGCAACTGCTCTCTCAGACTGGACTGGGATCATCACAGCTTCACCAGACGACATCACAACTGCCTTCACAGAGATAGGGGCTGAGATACAGGCTTTGACACAGGCGCTAGCAGAGGTTAATACTCATTCAGACACAGAGGAGTCAGCGCAGGCACAATCCCAGCCAACTATGGGCGTCCAGGATCAGCTTCTAGAAGCACAAAACGCCCCAGAGAGCTCCATCCTTTCTGGGCAGGGTTGTGTCTCCGCAGCTGCAGGACCAGAGCTCCCAGACAGAGTGGGCTCCCAGAGCACTGAGTCTTTGTGTGATTTTACTGCAACCACacaaggagaagaggagacagaagaaatCCAGAGCAGccacactgaaccttttctGTCCTTTCACTCATCCACGGTTTCATCCAGCGCCATGCTGGCCATTCCTGGAGGATTCAGCATGACTGCAGCCCCACTGATCCTTGGGTCTACTTCCTCCACTCATTTGGATCTCTCTCAGTGTGGTGGATGTGTCGACCCCTTAGAGACAGAACTTTTCATCAGCAACGAAGATCCAGTCATACTTAATATAACAGAGGAGACAGATTTGGAGGAAGCAGATGCAATTAAAGAG gCCTCAGGAGATGGACTGTGTAAAGTGACACATGAAAGCAGTATTTCCCAGCTGCATTTGTTGGTCGAGCAGGACGCTGAAAGGAACTGTGGGCCGGCCAAGGTCAATAGAGGAGGAACCGAATCTTCAGCAGACTCTAACCTCCTCACCACAGGATCTCTGACCAACTCACACGTGCCAGGTGTGGACACACAACCTGGCctgcatgttcacacacacgtgTCGCCTGACACTTCACCAGAGCTTGACGGAACATGTCAGGTGGAGCCACAGGGGGGGAGTCCAAAGTTTATTATGCCCTCAGCTCCCCTCAGTAGCGGCTCCTCCCACGTATGTTGGAAAGGCAGCAATTTGGACGGAGATCAAATTTGTGCCCAAAGGTTTCTCGATGACAACAGAGACCTGAGTTGTGACCACATACAACCCTGCGTTCTCTGGCAAACCTTACATGGGATTACTGGCAAACTGTCCTCAGAAGGTTATGAGGAGCTGATTCATAAAGAAGAGAATACAATAAACTCTGCTGAGAAGTCTTCACCAGAGGGACAACTGGACTTACACTCCGGCAACAGCTCTGAGTGTtttttcacagagagaaagacaataATTGAGGAGATCAATGACCTCAGTAGAGAACTCTCAAACTTGGCTGTTGTACCTGCAGATCACTTCGTCATCTCAGAAAAAAGCTGTGTCGCAGTCATCACATTGGACTTAAATGACCCATTTGTTTCCAGGCCTTTAAAGACTGTCGCCACAGCCGTACCATCTGAGGAGCCAGAGCTGATTCAGAAAACAGCCGAGAAGATGCCTCACAAATCTCACAAGCACACCTCGGAGGGTAAAACACGCTCCAAAAAGGACAAATCAGCAGGTCACCATCATGGTGCACATGCGTCCAACAAGCAGGAGAATTTATCTCATCACGTTTCAGCCCCGCAGACCAACAAACAGCCAGAAAATCATCCTCTTACTGGAGAAAATCATACAAGTGAGAAAGCTCCAGCTGGACTTGAGGACAATCAGGTTAAATTGGGGACTGACACTGGTGCAGCAGCCGAGAAGGCTCCGAGCAAACCAcatggcaaaaagaaaaagaaacacggTCAGAGCACTGCACCTCTCAAGAACATAGGGGAGCCACTGGCTGACGAAGAGAACGGAGCCAAACCAAAGAGTGCAAAAGGAAGGATTGATATGTTTGAGGCCAAGCTGGGTAATAAAGTGGAGAAGGCTCCTAAGGACAGTGGTTATTCAGATGGAGCTGAGAAAAAGTCCCAACAACTGGAGGCTAAAGCTTCCCAGGGTGAACGACCTCCGCAACTCTCAGAGAATAAAGACCATCAGCCCAAAAAGTTCACAGGCCCTCTGAAAGATGACGTTATTAAAAGACGACGCCTCTCACAGGATAAGTTTGGGAAGATTGTTAGTGCGTTGGAGTCTAAACTACCAAAGCCAGATGTTTGTATCAAAGCAAAGGCAGAGGAACCCAAGGCAAATGCTGAGGCAGCTCGTAAAAAGGCATACAGTGAAGTGGTCAAACAGAAAATCACTCCCAAGGAAG AGCCCAAGGTGGTGCAGCCCATCCAGGCAGTGTCAGTGAGCGGGGACCAGCAGAGTCTGTGCCTGTGGTGTCAGTTTACAGCCGTCTTCTCAGACTACACTGTCACCTGGAGCAGAGATGGCGCTGTCCTATCTGAGATCAAGAGAAG TGCAGGGGATGAGAGTAGAGTGTCCCTCACCATCTCCAACGCTTCCCACAAAGACTTGGGCAAGTACCAGTGTCGGCTCAGCAGCTTGCATGGATCGGTCACTCTTGATTACCTGCTAACATATGAAG TGCTCAGTGAGATCGTCATTCCTACATCTCCAAATACCATCTCAA CTGCTCCTGTAGAGCTGGGGAGCGAAGAGGAGGATGTGTGCTGTTCCAGGCTGATGTTCAAGGAGGATTTCCTATCCAACCAATCCTTTGGAGACAACCATCCCATCAGCATCATCACCGAGAAGGTCCACTTTGGGGAGGGAATGCACCGCCGGGCTTTCCGGACCAAGCTGCGGACGGGTCAGAAGCCTCTTCTGTTGCCGGGACACTCCTGTGTGCTCAAAGTTCACAACGCCATCAGCTACGGGACCAAGAACAACGACGAGCTCGTTGAGAAGAACTTCACCTTGGCTGTGGAG GAGTGTCAGGTGCAGAACACAGCAAGAGAGTACATCAAGGCGTACACTTCTGCAGCCCAGTCTGTTGAAGCCTTCGGCCAAGTCCCAGA GGTCATTCCCATCTACCTGGTCCACCGTCCATCCAACGACATCCCCTACGCAacgctggaggaggagctgatcGGCGACTTCGTCAAGTATTCAGTCAAGGACGGCAAAGAGATCAACCTGATGAGGCGCGACTCAGAGGCCGGACAGAAATGCTGCGCTTTCCAGCACTGGGTCTACCACAACACTGAGGGGAACCTGCTGGTTACGGACATGCAAG gagtgGGCATGAGGCTCACAGACGTGGGCATAGCCACCTGTAAGAAAGG atacaAGGGCTTTAAAGGAAACTGCTCCACCTCCTTCATCGACCAGTTCAAGGCTTTGCACCAGTGCAACATCTACTGTGAGATCCTGGGCCTCAAGTCCCTGCAGCCTAAAGCCAAAAAGCCTGTGTCTGCTCCCAAACCCAAACCCCAAACCCCCTCTGCGCccaagaagaaaacatttgggCCCACAGTGAAGGGGAAGTCGTAA